The Deltaproteobacteria bacterium genome has a segment encoding these proteins:
- a CDS encoding histone deacetylase, which translates to MTTLLFTDDACLEHDPGPGHPESPSRLRAVLAALNKLPAGVSWAPVRPATETELTRVHAPVHVAALARLAGHRVQLDGDTATSPGSHQAALRAAGAAVGLVDALLSGEADSGFALVRPPGHHAEAGLAMGFCLFNNIAVAAEHARARGAERVAIVDWDVHHGNGTQHIFQARRDVLFFSSHQYPFYPGTGAVKEVGEGEGEGFTANLPLPTGMGDGDYGAAFRDLVTPLLEQFRPNLVLVSAGFDAHARDPLGGMRLSEEGFGGLCSAVRDAARAAGAPVGLVLEGGYDLEALGGSVRRCVEVLAGERVAPKTDAGPSGARAIMEAKAVLGAYWKL; encoded by the coding sequence ATGACCACCCTGCTCTTCACCGACGACGCGTGCCTCGAGCACGATCCCGGCCCGGGACATCCCGAGTCGCCGTCGCGGTTGCGGGCGGTGCTGGCGGCGCTGAACAAGCTTCCGGCAGGAGTGAGCTGGGCGCCGGTGCGGCCGGCCACCGAGACCGAGCTGACCCGGGTGCACGCGCCGGTGCACGTGGCCGCGCTGGCCCGACTCGCGGGGCACCGGGTGCAGCTCGACGGCGACACCGCCACCTCGCCCGGCTCGCACCAGGCCGCGCTCCGGGCCGCGGGCGCCGCGGTGGGGCTGGTGGACGCGCTGCTCTCCGGAGAGGCCGACAGCGGCTTCGCCCTGGTGCGCCCGCCGGGTCACCACGCCGAGGCCGGCCTGGCGATGGGCTTCTGCCTCTTCAACAACATCGCCGTGGCCGCCGAGCACGCGCGCGCGCGCGGTGCGGAGCGGGTGGCCATCGTCGATTGGGACGTGCACCACGGCAACGGCACCCAGCACATCTTCCAGGCCCGCCGCGACGTGCTCTTCTTCTCGTCGCACCAGTACCCGTTCTACCCGGGCACGGGCGCGGTGAAGGAGGTCGGCGAGGGCGAGGGTGAGGGCTTCACCGCGAACCTCCCGCTCCCGACGGGAATGGGCGACGGCGACTACGGCGCGGCCTTCCGCGATCTGGTGACGCCGCTGCTCGAGCAGTTCCGGCCGAACCTGGTGCTCGTCTCGGCCGGCTTCGACGCGCACGCGCGCGATCCGCTCGGTGGGATGCGGCTGTCGGAGGAGGGCTTCGGCGGGCTGTGCTCGGCCGTCCGCGATGCTGCGCGCGCCGCGGGCGCCCCGGTCGGCCTGGTCCTCGAGGGTGGCTACGACCTGGAGGCCCTGGGCGGCTCGGTGCGCCGGTGCGTGGAGGTGCTCGCCG